Proteins from a single region of Streptomyces vinaceus:
- a CDS encoding DUF6114 domain-containing protein, which yields MNPQAPVRAADDAWLTAVYYRFHAWSGGRPFWAGLFTLIGGIPIAYFPYADLRLGNVTIAMATTAGAGSLIIGVLLITLGLALWFQQGIRVFAGVASILLALVSLPVSNLGGFFLGFLFALVGGALALSWAPGKANGAQGDAAADKAEAYGGGPLGVPGPRDTETDTAYATETTAHADGGRNSAG from the coding sequence ATGAACCCCCAGGCCCCGGTTCGCGCCGCAGACGACGCATGGCTCACCGCGGTGTACTACCGCTTCCACGCCTGGAGTGGTGGCCGGCCCTTCTGGGCGGGCCTCTTCACTCTCATCGGAGGCATTCCCATCGCGTACTTCCCGTACGCGGACCTCCGGCTGGGCAACGTCACCATCGCCATGGCGACGACCGCGGGCGCGGGCTCGCTGATCATCGGCGTCCTGCTGATCACCCTGGGCCTCGCCCTCTGGTTCCAGCAGGGCATCCGGGTCTTCGCCGGTGTGGCGTCGATCCTGCTGGCCCTGGTCTCCCTGCCGGTGTCCAACCTGGGCGGCTTCTTCCTCGGCTTCCTGTTCGCCCTGGTCGGCGGAGCCCTCGCGCTGTCGTGGGCGCCGGGCAAGGCCAACGGTGCGCAGGGCGACGCCGCGGCGGACAAGGCGGAGGCGTACGGGGGCGGTCCCCTGGGCGTTCCCGGCCCCCGCGACACGGAGACGGATACGGCTTACGCGACAGAAACGACTGCCCACGCCGATGGCGGGAGGAACAGTGCGGGGTGA
- a CDS encoding DUF6230 family protein yields the protein MSSQVRGGTRWKRFALVMVPSIAATAAVGVGLAQGALAASFSVSGQDFKVSADKLDGDDLLQYGSVAKGKGLDGKDAAHPVTISGFRHAEITNMCQSLVTPIPGLGNVTMQLRTGNKGKPAVADNIYLDVAELDTDATFTDLDIGVAVGAAADDKHPTAPQAGTVANGALFSQRAKKAVLTNVRQKAWATTAGTFTLPDLKLRLLSGDQPCYQDEK from the coding sequence ATGAGTTCTCAGGTTCGTGGCGGGACCAGATGGAAGCGCTTCGCGCTCGTCATGGTGCCGAGCATCGCGGCCACCGCCGCGGTCGGTGTGGGTCTGGCGCAGGGTGCCCTCGCGGCGTCCTTCAGCGTCTCCGGCCAGGACTTCAAGGTCTCGGCCGACAAGCTCGACGGTGACGACCTGCTCCAGTACGGCAGCGTCGCCAAGGGCAAGGGCCTGGACGGCAAGGACGCGGCGCACCCGGTCACCATCTCCGGGTTCCGCCACGCCGAGATCACCAACATGTGCCAGTCGCTGGTGACCCCGATTCCCGGCCTCGGCAACGTCACGATGCAGCTGCGTACGGGCAACAAGGGCAAGCCGGCCGTCGCGGACAACATCTACCTGGATGTCGCCGAGCTCGACACCGACGCCACGTTCACCGACCTGGACATCGGTGTCGCGGTCGGCGCCGCGGCCGACGACAAGCACCCCACCGCGCCGCAGGCCGGCACGGTGGCGAACGGCGCGCTGTTCTCGCAGCGCGCCAAGAAGGCCGTTCTGACCAACGTGCGTCAGAAGGCCTGGGCGACGACGGCGGGCACCTTCACGCTGCCCGACCTCAAGCTGCGCCTGCTCAGCGGCGACCAGCCGTGCTACCAGGACGAGAAGTAG
- a CDS encoding tetratricopeptide repeat protein, whose product MQPRNMSMSGVVDLAAVKAAGEAKAKAEQARAEAARQAAQGGAPASAGAVPPSALVIDVDEAGFERDVLQLSAEVPVVLDFWAEWCEPCKQLSPLLERLTVEANGRLLLAKVDVDSNQMLMQQFGIQGIPAVFAVVAGQVLPLFQGMAPEQEIRATLAQLVQVAEERFGIIGIEVDPNAEGVPAGTAADAAYEAPAGPYDALLEAAVVALDAGDLGGAVQAYKNVLADDPANTEAKLGLAQAELLARVKDMNPQAVRTAAAEDPKDPAAQIAAADLDLVGGHVEDAFGRLVDTVRVTAGADRDAVRVRLLELFEVIGADDPRVAAARTALARVLF is encoded by the coding sequence ATGCAGCCCAGAAACATGTCCATGAGCGGCGTCGTCGACCTCGCCGCGGTGAAGGCGGCCGGCGAGGCCAAGGCGAAGGCCGAGCAGGCCCGTGCCGAAGCGGCCCGGCAGGCCGCCCAGGGCGGCGCGCCCGCGTCCGCCGGTGCCGTGCCGCCGTCCGCGCTCGTGATCGACGTCGACGAGGCCGGCTTCGAACGCGACGTCCTCCAGCTCTCCGCCGAGGTCCCGGTCGTCCTGGACTTCTGGGCCGAGTGGTGCGAGCCGTGCAAGCAGCTCAGCCCGCTCCTGGAGCGCCTGACGGTCGAGGCGAACGGCCGCCTCCTGCTGGCCAAGGTCGACGTCGATTCCAACCAGATGCTGATGCAGCAGTTCGGCATCCAGGGCATTCCGGCCGTGTTCGCCGTGGTCGCGGGCCAGGTGCTGCCGCTGTTCCAGGGAATGGCGCCCGAGCAGGAGATCCGCGCGACCCTCGCCCAGCTGGTCCAGGTCGCCGAGGAGCGCTTCGGCATCATCGGCATCGAGGTGGACCCGAACGCCGAGGGCGTCCCCGCGGGCACCGCGGCCGACGCTGCGTACGAGGCCCCGGCGGGCCCGTACGACGCGCTGCTCGAAGCGGCCGTCGTCGCGCTGGACGCCGGTGACCTGGGCGGAGCGGTGCAGGCGTACAAGAACGTACTGGCCGACGATCCGGCCAACACCGAGGCCAAGCTGGGCCTGGCCCAGGCCGAGCTGCTCGCCCGGGTCAAGGACATGAACCCGCAGGCCGTGCGCACCGCGGCGGCCGAGGACCCGAAGGACCCGGCGGCCCAGATCGCCGCGGCCGACCTGGATCTGGTCGGCGGTCACGTGGAGGACGCCTTCGGGCGCCTGGTGGACACGGTCCGGGTGACGGCGGGTGCGGACCGGGACGCCGTACGGGTCCGGCTGCTGGAGCTGTTCGAGGTCATCGGGGCCGACGACCCCCGGGTGGCGGCGGCCCGTACGGCGCTCGCGCGGGTGCTGTTCTAG
- a CDS encoding TetR/AcrR family transcriptional regulator yields MRNPSPPPGRTGRPGRPRSAAADAAILAATRDALVELGWSKLTMGDVSTRAGVAKTTLYRRWAGKNELVVDAVAELFDSLELPDRGSLEADIEDVVLQFAALLRRPEARTALMAVVAESTRDEALRDRIRSAIVDRQKRLVVLGRERAQARGELPYEEDEELACRTTDLIFDVIAGTVVHRALVSSEPVDELWVATFTALLMHGLRGPAHA; encoded by the coding sequence ATGCGCAACCCCAGCCCCCCGCCCGGACGCACCGGCCGCCCCGGCCGCCCCCGCAGCGCCGCCGCGGACGCCGCGATCCTCGCCGCGACGCGGGACGCGCTGGTCGAGCTGGGCTGGTCGAAGCTGACGATGGGGGACGTCTCCACCCGGGCCGGGGTCGCCAAGACCACCCTCTACCGCCGCTGGGCGGGCAAGAACGAGCTGGTCGTGGACGCCGTCGCGGAACTCTTCGACTCACTCGAACTCCCCGACCGCGGCTCCCTCGAAGCCGACATCGAGGACGTGGTCCTCCAGTTCGCGGCGCTGCTGCGCCGGCCGGAGGCCCGTACGGCCCTGATGGCGGTCGTCGCCGAGTCCACCCGCGACGAGGCCCTGCGCGACCGGATCCGGTCGGCGATCGTGGACCGGCAGAAACGTCTCGTCGTACTGGGTCGCGAACGGGCGCAGGCCCGCGGCGAACTCCCGTACGAGGAGGACGAGGAGCTCGCCTGCCGCACGACGGACCTGATCTTCGACGTGATCGCGGGCACGGTGGTGCACCGGGCCCTGGTCAGCTCCGAGCCGGTGGACGAGCTCTGGGTGGCCACCTTCACGGCCCTGCTGATGCACGGCCTCCGCGGCCCGGCCCACGCCTGA
- a CDS encoding acyl-CoA mutase large subunit family protein — protein MDADAIEEGRRRWQARYDKARKREADFTTLSGDDVDPVYGPRPGDAYEGFERIGWPGEYPYTRGLHATGYRGRTWTIRQFAGFGNAEQTNERYKMILAAGGGGLSVAFDMPTLMGRDSDDPRSLGEVGHCGVAIDSAADMEVLFRDIPLGDVTTSMTISGPAVPAFCMYLVAAERQGVDPALLNGTLQTDIFKEYIAQKEWLFEPEPHLRLIGDLMEYCAKGIPAYKPLSVSGYHIREAGATAAQELAYTLADGFGYVELGLSRGLDVDHFASGLSFFFDAHLDFFEEIAKFRAARRIWARWMKEVYGAQSEKSMWLRFHTQTAGVSLTAQQPYNNVVRTAVEALAAVLGGTNSLHTNALDETLALPSEQAAEIALRTQQVLMEETGVANVADPLGGSWYVEQLTDRIEADAEKIFDQIKERGLRAHPDGQHPIGPITSGILRGIEDGWFTGEIAESAFQYQRSLEKGDKRVVGVNVHHGSVTGDLEILRVSHEVERVQVEHLAARKARRDDAKVKSSLDAMLAAARDGSNMIPAMLDAVRAEATLGEICNVLRDEWGTYTEPPGF, from the coding sequence ATGGACGCTGACGCCATCGAGGAGGGCCGCCGTCGCTGGCAGGCCCGTTACGACAAGGCCCGCAAGCGCGAGGCCGATTTCACCACGCTCTCCGGGGATGACGTCGATCCCGTCTACGGGCCCCGCCCCGGCGACGCGTACGAGGGATTCGAGCGCATTGGCTGGCCGGGGGAGTACCCCTACACCCGCGGTCTGCACGCCACCGGGTATCGCGGCCGGACCTGGACCATCCGCCAGTTCGCCGGCTTCGGCAACGCGGAGCAGACCAACGAGCGCTACAAGATGATCCTGGCCGCCGGCGGCGGCGGGCTCTCCGTGGCCTTCGACATGCCGACCCTCATGGGCCGTGACTCCGACGACCCGCGCTCGCTCGGCGAGGTCGGCCACTGCGGGGTCGCCATCGACTCCGCCGCCGACATGGAGGTCCTGTTCCGGGACATCCCGCTGGGCGACGTGACCACCTCGATGACGATCTCGGGCCCGGCCGTGCCCGCCTTCTGCATGTACCTGGTCGCCGCCGAACGCCAGGGCGTGGACCCGGCCCTGCTCAACGGCACGCTCCAGACGGACATCTTCAAGGAGTACATCGCCCAGAAGGAGTGGCTCTTCGAACCGGAGCCGCACCTGCGCCTCATCGGCGACCTCATGGAGTACTGCGCCAAGGGCATTCCGGCGTACAAGCCGCTGTCCGTCTCCGGCTACCACATCCGCGAGGCCGGGGCCACGGCCGCGCAGGAGCTCGCGTACACCCTCGCCGACGGCTTCGGGTACGTGGAGCTGGGCCTGTCCCGCGGTCTGGACGTGGACCACTTCGCCTCCGGCCTCTCCTTCTTCTTCGACGCCCACCTCGACTTCTTCGAGGAGATCGCCAAGTTCCGCGCCGCCCGCCGGATCTGGGCGCGCTGGATGAAGGAGGTGTACGGGGCGCAGAGCGAGAAGTCGATGTGGCTGCGCTTCCACACCCAGACGGCCGGCGTCTCGCTGACCGCGCAGCAGCCGTACAACAACGTCGTCCGCACGGCGGTCGAGGCCCTCGCCGCCGTCCTCGGCGGCACCAACTCGCTGCACACCAACGCCCTCGACGAGACCCTCGCGCTGCCGAGCGAGCAGGCCGCCGAGATCGCCCTGCGCACCCAGCAGGTGCTGATGGAGGAGACCGGGGTGGCCAATGTGGCCGACCCGCTGGGCGGTTCCTGGTACGTGGAGCAGCTGACCGACCGCATCGAGGCCGACGCCGAGAAGATCTTCGACCAGATCAAGGAGCGCGGCCTGCGCGCCCACCCGGACGGGCAGCACCCGATCGGGCCGATCACCTCGGGCATCCTGCGCGGCATCGAGGACGGCTGGTTCACCGGGGAGATCGCCGAGTCGGCCTTCCAGTACCAGCGCTCGCTGGAGAAGGGTGACAAGCGGGTCGTCGGCGTCAACGTGCACCACGGCTCGGTGACCGGGGACCTGGAGATCCTGCGCGTCAGCCACGAGGTGGAGCGCGTACAGGTGGAGCACCTGGCGGCCCGCAAGGCGCGGCGCGACGACGCGAAGGTGAAGTCCTCGCTGGACGCGATGCTGGCCGCGGCCCGCGACGGGTCGAACATGATCCCGGCGATGCTCGACGCGGTGCGCGCCGAGGCCACGCTCGGGGAGATCTGCAACGTGCTGCGCGACGAGTGGGGCACGTACACGGAGCCGCCCGGCTTCTGA
- a CDS encoding DUF3817 domain-containing protein, with protein MKKSVLTRYRVMAYLTAVMLLILCTCMVFKYGFDTGADLTLAVSQVHGVLFMIYLVFAFDLGSKARWPFPKLLWVLVSGTIPLAAFFVERKVRAEIEPLVEGALAPADA; from the coding sequence ATGAAGAAGAGCGTGCTGACCCGCTACCGGGTCATGGCCTACCTGACCGCGGTCATGCTGTTGATCCTCTGCACCTGCATGGTTTTCAAGTACGGCTTCGACACCGGCGCCGACCTGACCCTCGCGGTCTCGCAGGTGCACGGCGTGCTGTTCATGATCTACCTGGTGTTCGCCTTCGACCTCGGCTCCAAGGCCCGCTGGCCGTTCCCGAAGCTGCTGTGGGTCCTGGTCTCCGGCACGATCCCGCTGGCCGCCTTCTTCGTCGAGCGCAAGGTCCGCGCCGAGATCGAGCCGCTGGTCGAGGGCGCCCTGGCGCCCGCCGACGCCTAG
- a CDS encoding MarR family winged helix-turn-helix transcriptional regulator, with protein MSKPLSLPFDPIARADELWQRRWGPVPSMAAITSIMRAHQILLGEVDAVVKPYGLTFARYEALVLLTFSKAGELPMSKIGERLMVHPTSVTNTVDRLVRSGLVAKRPNPNDGRGTLASITDKGREVVEAATKDLMAVDFGLRAYDAEECQEIFALLRPLRVAAADFEE; from the coding sequence GTGTCCAAGCCGCTCAGCCTCCCCTTCGACCCCATCGCCCGCGCCGACGAGCTCTGGCAGCGCCGCTGGGGACCGGTGCCCTCGATGGCCGCCATCACCTCGATCATGCGCGCGCACCAGATCCTGCTCGGCGAGGTCGACGCGGTGGTCAAGCCGTACGGGCTGACCTTCGCGCGGTACGAGGCGCTGGTGCTGCTCACCTTCTCCAAGGCCGGCGAGCTGCCGATGTCGAAGATCGGCGAGCGGCTGATGGTCCACCCGACGTCGGTGACGAACACGGTGGACCGGCTGGTGCGCTCCGGGCTCGTGGCCAAGCGGCCCAACCCGAACGACGGCCGCGGCACGCTCGCGTCCATCACGGACAAGGGCCGCGAGGTCGTCGAGGCGGCGACGAAGGACCTGATGGCCGTCGACTTCGGGCTGCGCGCGTACGACGCCGAGGAATGCCAGGAGATCTTCGCGCTCCTGCGCCCGCTGCGGGTGGCCGCGGCGGACTTCGAGGAGTAG